The following proteins come from a genomic window of Shewanella halifaxensis HAW-EB4:
- a CDS encoding cobalamin biosynthesis protein CobD/CbiB, giving the protein MVPEFTKIFSQDSQLYTGALVLFVSILLARIAPLPRPLQPLEWLSQVAKNLSAKVNHANRAPSQQLIAGSLAMLLLIIPFWAVTSFLVELAEFPWFFETIIIYLCLQDDHFRYIANEVAIAIKRDNKPHARSLLLPWVSRSTVSLSSVGLCKTTIERLSTTSIYGTVSAIVFFAIGGVPLLIIARMLKQLESVWPAYNPRYRYFGMPVYLLSTLVHYIPAKLWSFSLAIQGGPKSLMRLFAPKINATPLNEYQTCEIVACTLAIELGGPVKFKEERVDMPKVTYGKLPDENDLLRAIKLNSIAFSLWALAIVILPSIWGLLRVMQG; this is encoded by the coding sequence ATGGTTCCAGAGTTTACTAAAATCTTCTCTCAAGATAGTCAGCTTTACACTGGAGCCTTGGTGTTATTCGTGTCAATTTTACTGGCTCGAATCGCCCCACTACCGCGCCCCCTGCAGCCACTTGAGTGGTTATCTCAAGTGGCTAAAAACTTAAGCGCAAAGGTGAACCATGCTAACCGAGCGCCGTCACAGCAGTTAATCGCTGGCTCCCTCGCCATGCTGCTGTTAATCATTCCTTTTTGGGCTGTGACAAGCTTTCTGGTAGAACTTGCCGAATTCCCTTGGTTCTTTGAAACCATCATTATTTATCTTTGCTTACAAGACGATCATTTCAGATATATCGCCAACGAAGTGGCTATCGCCATCAAACGCGATAATAAGCCCCATGCACGTAGCCTACTACTACCTTGGGTAAGTCGCAGCACAGTTTCGCTTTCAAGTGTGGGCTTATGTAAGACCACCATTGAAAGGCTATCGACCACCTCAATTTACGGCACGGTCTCTGCCATTGTCTTTTTTGCTATCGGCGGCGTGCCACTGCTGATCATCGCGAGAATGCTCAAGCAACTCGAATCCGTCTGGCCTGCTTATAACCCTCGCTACCGCTACTTTGGTATGCCCGTGTATTTACTCAGTACCTTAGTGCACTATATTCCAGCAAAACTATGGAGCTTTAGTCTCGCCATTCAGGGTGGCCCAAAGAGCCTTATGAGACTATTTGCGCCTAAGATAAATGCGACACCACTGAATGAGTATCAAACCTGCGAGATCGTAGCCTGTACGTTAGCGATTGAGCTTGGCGGCCCGGTGAAGTTCAAAGAGGAAAGAGTCGATATGCCTAAGGTAACTTATGGCAAGCTACCCGATGAAAATGATCTATTAAGAGCGATTAAACTCAACTCTATTGCCTTTAGTCTATGGGCGCTTGCTATCGTTATCTTACCGAGTATTTGGGGGCTGCTGCGGGTGATGCAAGGCTAA